The segment CGGGTTGAGCGACGCGAACGGGTCCTGGAAGACCATCTGCACGGTACGGCGGTACTGCGCGAGCCCGGCACCCCGGCGGGCGACCGGTTTCCCGTCGAGCAGGATCTCACCGGAGGACGGCTGTTCCAGCTGGAGCAGCAGTTTGGCGATGGTGGACTTGCCGCTGCCGCTCTGCCCGACCAGCGCCACGGTCCGGCCGTGGTCGAGGGTGAAGCTGACGTCGTTGACGGCGCGCAGCTTGCTGGTGCGGAAACCGTCGCGCAGCCGGTACTCCTTGACCAGGTTGCGCACTTCCAGCGTGGTCATGACGCCTCCTCGGCGACGGAGGCGACAGAGGTGCCGGAGGTGACGGAGGTGCCGGAGGTGCCGGAGGTGACGGAGACCGCGTCCAGGGCGAGCAGCCGGTCGTCCATCGCCCCGCGGACGAACGAGCCACGATCCCCGGTGAGGCTGGGGAACGACGCCAGCAACTGCCGGGTGTACTCGTGCTTCGGGTTGGTGTAAAGGTCCACGGCATCCCCCAACTCGACGATCTCGCCCGACCGCATCACCGCGATCCGATCGCTGATCTCCAGCAGCAGCGGCAGGTCATGGGTGATGAAGATGACCGCGAAGCCGAGTTCGTCCCGCAGCCGGGTGATCTCCCGCAGAATCTCCCGCTGCACGACGACATCCAAAGCGGTGGTCGGCTCGTCCATGATCATGATCTGCGGCTCGAGGGCCATCGCCATCGCGATCATGACGCGCTGCCGCATGCCGCCGGACAGCTCGTGCGGGTAGGCGTTGAGCCGCGCCCGGTCCACCCCGACACGTTCCAGCAGGTCACCGCAGCGCTGCCGGCGATCGCGCCGGGACAGCTCCGGCCGGTGGGTCTCGAAGATGTCCTCGAACTGGTCGCGGATCGAGATCACCGGGTTGAGCGAGTTCATCGCGCCCTGGAAGACCATGGAGATCTTGTCCCAGCGGGCGGCCCGCAGGTCCTCCGGCGACAGGTCTCCCCAGTCGATGTCGTAGCCCTCGCGGGAGTGGAACACCGCGTGCCCGCTGGAGATCATCGCGGGCGGCTTGAGCAGGCGGACGATTCCGTACGCCAGCGTGCTCTTACCGCAGCCGCTCTCTCCGGCCAGGCCGAGCACCTCACCGCGCTTGAGCTCGAACGATACGTTCTTGACGGCGTGCACCACCGGGCTGACCAGGTAGTCGACGCTGAAGTTCTCGACAGTCAGCACAGGGTGGCTCACAGCGTCGACTCCTTGGCCTTGCGCAGCTGCTCGCGAGACATCCGCCAGCCGCGACGGGCGGCCCGGGTCTGGTTGCGCAGCTTCGGGTTGATGATCTCGTCGATCGAGAAGTTGATCAGCGACAGGGCGGCGCCGAACAGGGCCAGCATCAGGCCCGGCGGCACGAACCACCACCAGGCGCCGAGCCGCAGGGCCAGGCCGTTCTGCGCGTAGTAAAGCATGGTGCCCCAGGTGAACGAGCCGCTGGCGCCGAGGCCGAGGTAGGACAGGCCGGCCTCGCCGAGGATCGCGAAGATGACCGCGAAGACCACCTGGGAGGCGAGCAGCGGCACCAGGTTGGGCAGGATCTCGACGAACAGGATCCGCCAGCGCTTCTCCCCCGCGACCCGGCAGGCCAGCACGTAGTCGCGGCTGCGCAGGCTCAGGGTGGAGCCGCGCAGCACCCGGGCCGAGCCGGCCCAGCTGGTGATGGCCAGCACCACCGAGACGAGCAGGATGCTCTTGTCGGGGACGTACGCGCTGATCACGATCACCACGGGCAGGCCGGGGATGACCAGCATGATGTTGGTGAACAGCGAGAACGACTCGTCGACCCAGCCGCCGGCGTAGGCGCCGACGATGCCGAAGAAACTGGACAGGATCAGGGTCAGCACGCCGACGATCAGGCCGACGAGCAGGGAGCCGCGGGTCGCGTACGCCAGCTGCGCCAGAACGTCCTGTCCGGTCTGGGTCGTACCGAGCAGGTGTTCGCTGCTGGGCCCGGCCAGGCCGATGTCGCTCACCGTCGAGGGGTCCTGGACCAACAGCGGCCCGATCAGTCCGAAGAGCACGATGGCCCCGCCGATGATCAGGCCGGCGAGAAGCTTGCCGGTCATCGGCGGCAGTGCGATGCGGCGTCTGCGGCCTGGGACCGGGGTGTCCGCCGACACCGCTTCGGCGGCCTGGGTTGCCAGAGTCATGGTCGGCTCCTCTCAGCTCCGCGCCCGGGTGCGCGGGTCGATGACCGAGTACAGGAGGTCGACCAGCAGGTTCGCGCCCAGTACCGACAGCGTGATGATCAGGAAGATGCCCTGCATGAGGGCGTAGTCGTTGCCGCCGACGGCCTGCAGCAGCGCCGAACCGATGCCCGGGTAGGAGAAGACCGCCTCGGTGACGATCGAGCCGGCGACCACGAAGCCGAGCGAGATGGCGAAGCCGGAGATGGACGGCAGGACGGCGTTGCGGGCTGCGTACCGCCGCATGATCCGGCCGCTGCGCAGGCCCTTCGCCTCCGCGGTGACCATGTAGTCCTCGGAGAGCGTGGAGACCATCATGTTGCGCATGCCGAGCATCCAGCCGCCGACCGAGCTGATGATGATGGTCAGCGCGGGCAGCGTGCCGTAGTAGATGACCGAGCCGATGAACGCGGCGTTCCAGCCGGGCGTGACGTTGTAGACGTCGTACCCACCGTTGAGCGGGAACAGCGGCCAGATGCTGCCGAACAGGAAGAGCAGGATCAGAGCGAGCCAGAAGTACGGCACCGACTGGAACATCGTCGTGACCGGGATGAGGTTGTCCAGCCAGGAGCCCCGTTTCCAGCCGGCGAGGGTGCCGAGACCCACGCCGGCCAGGAACGAGATGATCGTGGCCAGTCCGATCAGGCCGATGGTCCAGGGCAGCGTCTGCCCGATGATGTCGATGACCGAGGCGGGGAAGAACGTCACCGACACACCCAGGTCCCCGGTGGCCAGCCCGGACAGGTAGTCCAGGTACTGGCCCCAGAGCGGCTGGCTGGAGTCGGTGCCGAGCATCGCCTCGATCGACGCCCGGGTTTCCGGGCTGACCGGCCCCTTCTGGCCGAGTTTCGAGATCATGATCTCGACCGGGTCGCCCGGCATGAGTCGCGGGATGAAGAAGTTGACCGTGAGCGCGGCCCAGAGGGCGGCCAGGTAGAACCCGACCTTCCGGAGCAGGTACATGGGTTACTTCGCCGCCGGCTTCAGGTTCGACAGCACGATGCCGTTGTCCCACGCCTTCCAGGTCGCGGGCAGCGCGAACTTGTTGTCGTCGGTGGGCCAGCCGGTGGCGTTGGCGGTGCTGAACTCGGTGAGCATCGAGTTGAGGTAGATCGGGATGTACGGCAGGTCCCGGACGATCTCGGTCTGGATCTTGGCGTACTCGGCCTTCTGCGCGTTCTCGTCGTTGGTGGCCGACGCCGCCTCGATGGCCTTGTCCACCGTCGCGTTGCTGTAGCGGGAGTAGTTGCCGCTGGTGCCGGCCGCCTCACCGACCTTGGCGGTGGTCTTGGTGACGTACTTCAGGCTGTAGGTCGCGAACGGGTTGGTGGACGCGCCCAGGCCGATCGAGTCCAGCGACAGCTGGTACTTGCCCTGCACCTGGTTGTTGTTCCACTCGTTCCAGGACAACTGGCTCGGCTTGAGCTCGATGCCGACCTCTTTGAGCTGCTGCGACATCGCGTCGTTGAGCGAGATGTAGTCACTCCAGCCGGTGACGGTCTGGATGGTCAGGGACAGCTTCTCGCCGCCCTTGGCCCGGATGCCGTCGCTGCCCTTGACCCAGCCGGCCGCGTCCAGGATCTGGTTCGCCTTGGCCACGTCCGGGGCGCCCGGGATGGTGAGGTTCGCCGGGTCGGCGATCCACTTCTTGTCCCGCTCGGGCGGCAGCATCGTCGGGGAGGCAGTCTTCGCGAAGCCGCCACCGGCCAGCTTGTTGAGCTGGTCGCGGTTGAGCGCGTGGTAGATGGCCTGGCGCACGGCGACGTCGGTCTGCGGGCCGGTGCAGCCGAGGTCGGCGTTGGCGCAGGTGAAGATCGACGTGGTCATCGCCGGGGTGTTGACGTACGTCAGGTTCTTGTTGCTGGCGATCAGCTGGTCGAGGCCGGGCAGGAAGGAGCTCATCCAGTCGACCTGACCGGCGGTCAGCGCGGCGCTGGCGGCGTCGGCGGTGGCCAGGGAGATGTACCGGACGTTCTGGATCTGCGGCTTGTCCGGCTGCCAGTAGCCCGGGTTCTTCTCCATCACGTAGCTCTGCGCGGTGAACTGCTTGAGCTTGTACGGACCGGTGCCGACCGGGTTCTGGTTGATCGTCTTCGCCGGGTCGTCGATCTTGCCCCAGATGTGCTCCGGGATGATCGCGGTGTTGCCGACGATGGACGCTTCCTCGGTGTACGAGGTGACCGGGAAGGTCAGGACCACGGTCTTGTCGTCTTTGGCCTCGACCGAGGTCAGCTTCAGACCGGTCGCGTTGATCGACTTCGTCTTGTTGATCAGGTCGAAGGTGAAGGCGACGTCCTTGGCGGTGAACGGCTGGCCGTCGGACCACTTCACGCCTTCGCGGGTGGTGATCGTCAGCTGCTTGCCGTCCGGGCTCCAGGAGTGGCCGGTGGCGAGCATCGGCGCCGGCTCCGCCTCACTGGCGAAGTTGAAGTAGTAGAGCGGCTCGTAGATGAGCCCCTGGGTGGGCTGCAGGAACGTCGGGCTGAACGGGTTCCAGTTCTCGACGATCGTGCCGGTCGCACCGTTGAAGACGGTTACCGTGCTGTTCGCACCGTTCGTGCCTGATTTGTTATCACCGGAAGAGTCGGAACAGCCGGTCAGCGCGAGCGCGACCGCGGCGGCCACCGCGATGGCCCGGCGACGGCCTTTGAAGAGGTCATACATCAGCGAATCCCTCGTTCGGATCGCCACCGGGGGCGGCGAGTGAAGCGGTTCAGCCGCGCCGCACAGGTGCGGCGCGGATCACCTTCGACGGGCCATTATTAAGTCGCTTAAGTTTGCTCTGTCAAGAGCAGGTTTCCGGTCGTCGCTCAGTACGCCACTTCGCGGCCCGGCACGAGACGTGGAGAGTCATCAATGCCTGATCAATCGAAGCCGATCACGGTGCTCTGCACCGGCGACAGCATCACCGACTGCGGTCGCCGGGAAGATCCGGACCATCTCGGGTACGGCTACGTGCGCCGCCTGACCGTGCCCGGAGCCCGGATCGTCAACACCGGGATCGGCGGGGATCTCTCCGCCGACCTGGCCGCCCGCTGGGACCGCGACGTCCTGGCGCACTCCCCCGACGTGCTGTCGGTGCTGATCGGGATCAACGACGTGTGGCGGCGCTACGACGGCGCCGGGCAGGTCACCACCGCCGCGGAGTTCGCCGCCAATCTCCGCGGTTCACTCAGCCGACTGCAGCCCGGAGTGAGGCTGATTCTCATCGAGCCGTTCGTGCTGCCGGTGACCGAGGAGCAGCAGCGCTGGGAGGCCGAGGATCTGGGCGAGAAGCGAGCGACGGTACGCGAGCTGGCCACCGAGTTCGGTGCGGCGTTCCTGCCGGCGCAGCAGATCCTGACCGCGGCCGCGGCTCGCGAAGGCGCCGCCGCGATCGCCGCCGACGGGGTGCACCCCACCGATCGCGGGCACGAGTTGCTGGCCCAGGCTCTTGACCCCTTAGTTAACTCATTTTAGATTCTCCGGGACATGATTCACACCAACCATTGACAATCATGAAACCTTCAGCGCATCGTGGGAGCGCTCCCAGCATCCCGTCCCCCGGGAGCACCCCCACGACCGTCCGCCACCGCACCCGGCGGACAGGGAGGAAGCCATGAAATCGAAATGGTGGGGCGGCCTCGCGGCCGTCCTGACCGCCGGCGCCGCGGCGCTCACGATGGCTCAGCCGGCTCAGGCTGCCGCAGGTTTCACCGTCTCCGGCACCCGCATCCTCGACGCCAACGGCAACACCTTCGTGATGCGCGGGGTCAACCACGCGCACACCTGGTACCAGGACCGCACTCCCCAGGCCCTCGCCGACATCAAGGCGCTCGGCGCCAACACCGTCCGGGTCGTGCTCGGCAGCGGGCAGCGCTGGGGACCGGACAGCGCCGCCAACGTCTCCACCGTGATCAGCCAGTGCAAGGCGAACCGGTTGATCTGCGTCCTCGAGGTCCACGACACCACCGGGTACGGCGAGCAGTCCGGCGCCGCGACCCTGGCGCAGGCCGTCGACTACTGGATCTCGATCAAGAGCGCGCTCGACGGCCAGGAGAACTTCGTCATCCTGAACATCGGCAACGAGCCGTACGGCAACGGCTCGACCGCGTCGAACTGGACCGCCGACACCAAGTCGGCGATCACCCGGCTGCGTTCCGCCGGCTTCCAGCACCAGATCATGGTGGACGCGCCGAACTGGGGCCAGGACTGGCAGTTCATCATGCGCGACAACGCCGCCTCGGTGTTCGCCGCCGACCCGCAGAAGAACACCGTCTTCTCGATCCACATGTACGGCGTGTTCGACACCGCCGCGGAGATCACCGACTACCTGGGCCGGTTCCAGACCGCGAACCTGCCGATCGTGGTCGGCGAGTTCGGTTTCGACCACTCCGACGGCAACCCCGACGAGGACACCATCTTCGCCACCGCGCAGCAGCGCGGCATCGGGTACCTCGGCTGGTCGTGGTCGGGCAACGGTGGCGGCGTCGAGTACCTCGACATGGTCACCGGCTTCAACGCGGCGCAGCTGACCACCTGGGGCCAGCGGATCTTCAACGGCGCCAACGGCATCAAGGCGACCTCGCGGGAGGCGACGGTCTTCGGCGGCACGTCCTCGCCGTCGCCCTCGTCTTCGGCGTCGCCCAGCAACCCGTCCTCACCGTCTCCGTCGCCCAGCAACCCGTCCTCACCGTCTCCGTCGCCCAGCAACCCGGGCACCGGCGGGTGCACCGCGACCTACACGGTGAACAACTCGTGGCCGGGCGGCTTCCAGGGCACCGTGACCGTGAAGGCCGGCGCGGCCGCGATCAACGGCTGGACCGTCACCTGGACCTGGCCCAACGGCCAGCGCTTCACCAACAGCTGGAACGCCAGTGTGACCAGCTCGGGTGAGACGGTCACCGCCCGCAACGCCGCCTACAACGGCAAGCTCGCCGCGGGTGGCGAGGCCAGCTTCGGGTTCACCGCCTCCCGGGGAACCACCAACAACGCTCCGTCGCCGATCGCCTGCGCCGCGAGCTGAAGCATCACTCCTGCCGGTGCCGTGGGCTCGCCTGCCCGCGGCACCGGCTCTTTGCTCACCGAACAGCACAGCCGTTCTGCTCACCGGACGGCGTAGTCGGCCAGACCCGGCTCCAGCAGGGCGAAAGCCTCCCCGGCCAGGGCGGTCACCGCCTCCGCGATCTCGTGATCGGGGCGGCTGTCGAGCGTACGCCGCAGGGTTTCCTCAAAAAGCAGGCGCAGGACGCCGCCCATCTGGGCGGCCGCGACGCGCGGCCGGAGGTCTCCGGCGGACCTCCCGGTGATCTCTGCCAGAGCCTCTGCCAGCGACCGTTCCCGTTCGTCGTGGAACTCGCGCAGCCGGGCCGTCAGCGCCGGACTCGCGGTGATCATGCGGGCGAACCCCGGGCCGGAGAAACCGATCACCGGATCGTGCGCGGCGAGAGCGCCCAGCAGCGAGCGGCGCAGCGCAGCCAGGGCGGACTCGCCGGGCAGCCGGTCGCGGACCGCGTCGGCCGGCCCGTGGATGAACGGGCCCTGCAGATCGAGCGCAAGATCCTCCTTGCGCGGGAAGTAGTTGGTGACCGTCATCTTGGCGACCTGCGCGGCCGCCGCCACCTCGGCGATCGTCACGTTGTCGAAGCCGCGCTCCAAGAACAAGCGGGTGGCCTGGTGGGAGATGTGCTCGCGGGTCTGCTGCTTCTTGCGCTCCCGCAGCCCGGACGGTCGGTCGATCACGCCGCTACTATAGCGGAAAATTAGGCTTGACATATTTTTAGGTTCGACCTAAATTCGAACGGTGACAGTTGAAGAGTTCTCCGTAGACCGCGGTCCCTACGCGCTGACCACCGGACCTGACGGCGCTCTCTGGTTCACCCTCGTGCACAGCGGGCGGATCGGCCGGCTGATGCCCGGTCAGGAGCCGGTCACCTATCCCGTCAGTCCGCAGAGCGGGCCGACGATCATCACCGCGGGGCCGGACGGCGCTCTGTGGTTCACCGAATATCAGGGGCATCGCATCGGGCGGATCACCGTCGACGGCGAGGTCACCGAGTTCGAGCTGCCCACCCCGGAGTGCGGGCCGTTCGGGATCACCGCGGGGCCGGACGGTGCCCTGTGGTTCACGATGACCGCCGCCGACCGGGTCGGGCGGATCACCACCGACGGCAAGGTCACCGAGTTCGACCTGCCGGTGAGCGGCGCGTTCGCGTCGGCGATCACGGCCGGCGGGGACGGCGGCCTGTGGTTCGCCCTCAACCAGGGCAACGCGATCGGCCGGATCGGGACCGACGGGGCCATCGCCGTGCATCCGCTGCCGACCGAGGGCGCCGCGCCGGTCGGGATCGCCGCCGGGCCGGACGGCGCCGTGTGGTTCGTGGAGATCGGGGCCGGCCAGATCGGGCGAATCACGCCGGACGGCGCGATCGAGGAGTTTCCGCTGCCCAACCGGGCGGCGCGCCCGCACGCCGTCGTGGTCGACGGCGACGGGACGCCGTGGTTCACCGAGTGGGGCGCCAACCGGGTCGCCCGGATCGCGGCGGACGGCACGGTGACCGGCTACGACCTGCCGACGCCGAAATCCGAGCCGCACGGGATCGCGGTGGGCCCGGACGGGGCGTTGTGGACCGCTCTGGAGTTCGGCGCGCTGGCCCGGATCACCCGCTGACGCACTCGCGACGAGAGGAACCGATGTCAAACCCCGAGTTCGACCGCCAAGTTCGCAATCTGATCGACCTGGGCTATCCGGCGCAGGTCGAGGACAAGCTCGAGCCGCTGCGCGAGCTCGCCGGCGACACGGCGTTTCTGCTGGTCGTCACCAGGACGCTGGTGCCGGTCGAGGAGATGATGCCGCGCACCACCCTGGCCGGGAAGAAGAAGCCCGGCTTCGTGGACGGTTCGTTCGAGCCGGGCTCGCT is part of the Actinoplanes sp. NBC_00393 genome and harbors:
- a CDS encoding ABC transporter ATP-binding protein; its protein translation is MSHPVLTVENFSVDYLVSPVVHAVKNVSFELKRGEVLGLAGESGCGKSTLAYGIVRLLKPPAMISSGHAVFHSREGYDIDWGDLSPEDLRAARWDKISMVFQGAMNSLNPVISIRDQFEDIFETHRPELSRRDRRQRCGDLLERVGVDRARLNAYPHELSGGMRQRVMIAMAMALEPQIMIMDEPTTALDVVVQREILREITRLRDELGFAVIFITHDLPLLLEISDRIAVMRSGEIVELGDAVDLYTNPKHEYTRQLLASFPSLTGDRGSFVRGAMDDRLLALDAVSVTSGTSGTSVTSGTSVASVAEEAS
- a CDS encoding ABC transporter permease; this translates as MTLATQAAEAVSADTPVPGRRRRIALPPMTGKLLAGLIIGGAIVLFGLIGPLLVQDPSTVSDIGLAGPSSEHLLGTTQTGQDVLAQLAYATRGSLLVGLIVGVLTLILSSFFGIVGAYAGGWVDESFSLFTNIMLVIPGLPVVIVISAYVPDKSILLVSVVLAITSWAGSARVLRGSTLSLRSRDYVLACRVAGEKRWRILFVEILPNLVPLLASQVVFAVIFAILGEAGLSYLGLGASGSFTWGTMLYYAQNGLALRLGAWWWFVPPGLMLALFGAALSLINFSIDEIINPKLRNQTRAARRGWRMSREQLRKAKESTL
- a CDS encoding ABC transporter permease produces the protein MYLLRKVGFYLAALWAALTVNFFIPRLMPGDPVEIMISKLGQKGPVSPETRASIEAMLGTDSSQPLWGQYLDYLSGLATGDLGVSVTFFPASVIDIIGQTLPWTIGLIGLATIISFLAGVGLGTLAGWKRGSWLDNLIPVTTMFQSVPYFWLALILLFLFGSIWPLFPLNGGYDVYNVTPGWNAAFIGSVIYYGTLPALTIIISSVGGWMLGMRNMMVSTLSEDYMVTAEAKGLRSGRIMRRYAARNAVLPSISGFAISLGFVVAGSIVTEAVFSYPGIGSALLQAVGGNDYALMQGIFLIITLSVLGANLLVDLLYSVIDPRTRARS
- a CDS encoding ABC transporter substrate-binding protein, producing the protein MYDLFKGRRRAIAVAAAVALALTGCSDSSGDNKSGTNGANSTVTVFNGATGTIVENWNPFSPTFLQPTQGLIYEPLYYFNFASEAEPAPMLATGHSWSPDGKQLTITTREGVKWSDGQPFTAKDVAFTFDLINKTKSINATGLKLTSVEAKDDKTVVLTFPVTSYTEEASIVGNTAIIPEHIWGKIDDPAKTINQNPVGTGPYKLKQFTAQSYVMEKNPGYWQPDKPQIQNVRYISLATADAASAALTAGQVDWMSSFLPGLDQLIASNKNLTYVNTPAMTTSIFTCANADLGCTGPQTDVAVRQAIYHALNRDQLNKLAGGGFAKTASPTMLPPERDKKWIADPANLTIPGAPDVAKANQILDAAGWVKGSDGIRAKGGEKLSLTIQTVTGWSDYISLNDAMSQQLKEVGIELKPSQLSWNEWNNNQVQGKYQLSLDSIGLGASTNPFATYSLKYVTKTTAKVGEAAGTSGNYSRYSNATVDKAIEAASATNDENAQKAEYAKIQTEIVRDLPYIPIYLNSMLTEFSTANATGWPTDDNKFALPATWKAWDNGIVLSNLKPAAK
- a CDS encoding SGNH/GDSL hydrolase family protein; translated protein: MPDQSKPITVLCTGDSITDCGRREDPDHLGYGYVRRLTVPGARIVNTGIGGDLSADLAARWDRDVLAHSPDVLSVLIGINDVWRRYDGAGQVTTAAEFAANLRGSLSRLQPGVRLILIEPFVLPVTEEQQRWEAEDLGEKRATVRELATEFGAAFLPAQQILTAAAAREGAAAIAADGVHPTDRGHELLAQALDPLVNSF
- a CDS encoding cellulase family glycosylhydrolase gives rise to the protein MKSKWWGGLAAVLTAGAAALTMAQPAQAAAGFTVSGTRILDANGNTFVMRGVNHAHTWYQDRTPQALADIKALGANTVRVVLGSGQRWGPDSAANVSTVISQCKANRLICVLEVHDTTGYGEQSGAATLAQAVDYWISIKSALDGQENFVILNIGNEPYGNGSTASNWTADTKSAITRLRSAGFQHQIMVDAPNWGQDWQFIMRDNAASVFAADPQKNTVFSIHMYGVFDTAAEITDYLGRFQTANLPIVVGEFGFDHSDGNPDEDTIFATAQQRGIGYLGWSWSGNGGGVEYLDMVTGFNAAQLTTWGQRIFNGANGIKATSREATVFGGTSSPSPSSSASPSNPSSPSPSPSNPSSPSPSPSNPGTGGCTATYTVNNSWPGGFQGTVTVKAGAAAINGWTVTWTWPNGQRFTNSWNASVTSSGETVTARNAAYNGKLAAGGEASFGFTASRGTTNNAPSPIACAAS
- a CDS encoding TetR/AcrR family transcriptional regulator, whose product is MIDRPSGLRERKKQQTREHISHQATRLFLERGFDNVTIAEVAAAAQVAKMTVTNYFPRKEDLALDLQGPFIHGPADAVRDRLPGESALAALRRSLLGALAAHDPVIGFSGPGFARMITASPALTARLREFHDERERSLAEALAEITGRSAGDLRPRVAAAQMGGVLRLLFEETLRRTLDSRPDHEIAEAVTALAGEAFALLEPGLADYAVR
- a CDS encoding Vgb family protein; amino-acid sequence: MTVEEFSVDRGPYALTTGPDGALWFTLVHSGRIGRLMPGQEPVTYPVSPQSGPTIITAGPDGALWFTEYQGHRIGRITVDGEVTEFELPTPECGPFGITAGPDGALWFTMTAADRVGRITTDGKVTEFDLPVSGAFASAITAGGDGGLWFALNQGNAIGRIGTDGAIAVHPLPTEGAAPVGIAAGPDGAVWFVEIGAGQIGRITPDGAIEEFPLPNRAARPHAVVVDGDGTPWFTEWGANRVARIAADGTVTGYDLPTPKSEPHGIAVGPDGALWTALEFGALARITR